In Paramormyrops kingsleyae isolate MSU_618 chromosome 5, PKINGS_0.4, whole genome shotgun sequence, one DNA window encodes the following:
- the acsm3 gene encoding acyl-coenzyme A synthetase ACSM3, mitochondrial produces the protein MIKSLHRQTLEVKRKLGTFLISKNICYGLHGYTTSAPNNFHDYESLKKLYNPEVPKYFNFAKDVLDTWTEREKSGKKYPNPAFWWVNDRDDEVKWSFEEIGHHARKVANVLCGPCNLQKGDRVLLILPRIPEWWLVNVACMRTGTVLIPGTSQLTAKDILHRLHTSKAKCVITDDSMAPALDSVAPKCSFLKAKVLVSQHNRHGWMNLGELSRMVSSDHECVDTKSNEPMTIFFTSGTTGTPKMTEHSHCSFGIGLTVNGRYWLDLTERDVLWNTSDTGWAKSAWSSVFAPWIQGACVFVHHMPRFQTTTVLKTLSHYPVSTFCTAPTAYRMLVQEDLSRYQFQNLKHCLSAGEPINPEVMGKWKTYTGLDIYEGYGQTETVLIAGTFKGMKIKAGSFGKPSPAYDVQVVDDAGEVVSSGTEGNLAIRVKPQRPFSLFTGYTDDPERTAQCFRGDFYLTGDRGVMDEEGYLWFVGRSDDVILSAGYRIGPFEVENALIEHAAVAESAVVSSPDPVRGEVVKAFVVLTPAYKSKDRDQLTIELQKHVKKVTAPYKYPRKIEFVEQLPKTVSGKIRRVELRNKEWGRH, from the exons atgattaaGTCGCTTCATCGTCAGACTTTGGAAGTGAAACGGAAGCTGGGCACGTTTTTAATCTCCAAAAATATATGCTATGGGCTTCATGGATACACAACATCGGCTCCAAACAACTTCCATGACTACGAAAGCCTGAAAAAACTATACAACCCTGAAGTTCCTAAATATTTTAACTTCGCCAAAGACGTCCTCGATACGTGGACCGAGAGAGAGAAG AGTGGGAAAAAATACCCAAATCCTGCCTTCTGGTGGGTAAATGACAGAGATGATGAGGTGAAATGGAGCTTTGAAGAGATAGGACACCATGCTAGAAAAGTGGCCAATGTACTTTGCGGTCCCTGCAACCTGCAGAAAGGAGACAGAGTTCTGCTGATTCTCCCCCGCATCCCTGAGTGGTGGCTGGTGAATGTGGCGTGTATGAGGACAG GAACTGTCCTCATCCCTGGCACTTCTCAGCTGACAGCCAAGGACATCCTCCACAGACTGCACACATCGAAAGCCAAGTGCGTCATAACCGACGATTCCATGGCTCCTGCGCTTGACTCTGTGGCACCCAAATGCTCGTTCCTTAAAGCCAAAGTCCTGGTGTCTCAGCACAACAGACATGGTTGGATGAACCTCGGTGAACTTTCAAG GATGGTATCAAGCGATCATGAGTGCGTCGACACGAAAAGCAATGAACCCATGACCATCTTCTTCACCAGCGGTACCACCGGCACTCCGAAAATGACCGAACACAGTCACTGCAGTTTTGGGATCGGCCTCACCGTCAACGGCAG GTACTGGCTGGATCTGACTGAGAGGGACGTGCTGTGGAACACCTCCGACACTGGCTGGGCCAAGTCCGCATGGAGTAGCGTCTTCGCTCCCTGGATCCAGGgggcgtgtgtgtttgtgcaccaCATGCCACGCTTTCAAACCACTACGGTGCTGAAG ACACTGTCCCATTACCCTGTTTCAACATTCTGCACTGCCCCCACTGCATATCGAATGCTTGTCCAGGAAGACCTCTCCAG GTACCAGTTCCAAAACCTGAAGCACTGTCTAAGTGCCGGAGAGCCCATTAACCCAGAAGTGATGGGAAAATGGAAGACTTACACGGGACTGGATATCTACGAAGGATACGGACAAACAGAAACG GTGTTGATTGCTGGGACTTTTAAAGGTATGAAGATCAAAGCTGGGTCATTTGGAAAGCCATCACCAGCATACGACGTGCAG GTGGTGGATGATGCTGGTGAGGTGGTGTCTTCAGGAACAGAGGGGAACCTTGCCATCAGAGTGAAACCGCAGCGGCCGTTCTCGCTCTTTACTGGATACACT GATGACCCAGAGCGCACGGCCCAGTGCTTCAGAGGGGATTTTTACCTAACAGGAGACCGGGGAGTGATGGATGAGGAGGGATACCTGTGGTTTGTGGGAAGATCCGATGATGTCATTCTATCTGCTGG GTATCGTATTGGTCCATTTGAGGTAGAAAATGCGCTGATCGAGCATGCAGCCGTGGCTGAATCAGCCGTGGTCAGCAGCCCGGATCCAGTGAGAggagag GTTGTTAAGGCGTTTGTTGTCCTGACCCCTGCATACAAGTCCAAGGACCGAGATCAGCTCACAATCGAACTGCAGAAGCACGTGAAGAAAGTTACAGCGCCCTATAAATACCCTCGCAAG ATTGAGTTTGTGGAACAGCTGCCAAAGACAGTCAGCGGTAAAATAAGAAGAGTCGAGTTGAGGAACAAAGAGTGGGGAAGACATTAA
- the thumpd1 gene encoding THUMP domain-containing protein 1 isoform X2, with translation MSDSKKRSRKRYGNYKNKKYKGSRELEVGMQGILITCNINERKCISEAFSLLNEYADQLYGPEKFSDSEEGDSDVESDEDDAEAALKKEVTKICTSTQKRERRFQALDSGAKNVVFIRTQHLDPAHLVHHILQDLHTTKKKKSRVILRMLPVSGTCKAYLEDMEKYLSSFLEPWFKAPNQGTYQISFKARNSSHNSREDIIKALAGVVGTLNPKNKVDLTNPEYTVIVEVIKSVSCVSVVKDYMLFRKFNLQEVVKPDQERKLSGPPDGARQNPGGHVAEDVKTGAAGEDQDKQLELGEEKEAEKAAPMKDESGGGNGEGPGQQ, from the exons ATGTCTGATTCCAAGAAAAGGAGCAGAAAACGGTATGGGAACTATAAAAACAAGAAGTACAAAGGGTCCCGAGAGCTGGAAGTGGGTATGCAAGGGATCCTGATTACCTGCAACATAAATGAAAGGAAATGTATCTCGGAAGCATTCAGCCTTCTCAACGAATATGCTGATCAGTTATACGGACCAGAGAAG TTTTCGGATTCTGAAGAGGGTGACAGTGATGTGGAGAGCGATGAAGATGATGCAGAGGCAGCTCTGAAGAAAGAGGTGACCAAGATTTGCACATCTACGCAAAAGAGGGAGAGGCGATTCCAGGCACTGGACAGTGGAGCCAAGAACGTGGTCTTTATTAGGACACAACACTTGG ACCCCGCCCACCTGGTGCACCACATTTTGCAAGACCTGCACacaacaaagaaaaagaaatccCGAGTGATCCTGCGGATGCTGCCTGTGAGTGGCACCTGCAAGGCCTATCTGGAAGACATGGAGAAGTATCTCAGCAGCTTCCTGGAACCGTGGTTCAAGGCGCCCAACCAGGGCACCTATCAGATCTCCTTCAAGGCTCGCAATAGCAGCCACAACAGCAGGGAGGATATCATCAAGGCTTTGGCGG GCGTCGTCGGGACACTGAATCCAAAGAATAAGGTGGATCTCACCAACCCCGAATACACAGTCATCGTCGAGGTGATTAAAAGCGTGAGCTGCGTGAGCGTGGTGAAGGACTACATGCTGTTCAGGAAGTTCAACCTGCAGGAAGTCGTGAAGCCGGACCAAGAGCGAAAGCTTTCTGGGCCGCCGGACGGCGCGCGGCAGAACCCCGGCGGACACGTGGCGGAGGATGTGAAGACGGGGGCTGCGGGTGAAGATCAGGACAAACAACTGGAGCTGGGGGAAGaaaaagaagcagaaaaggcGGCACCAATGAAGGATGAAAGCGGGGGGGGTAATGGCGAAGGCCCGGGGCAGCAGTGA
- the eri2 gene encoding ERI1 exoribonuclease 2 gives MATKRLAKELGLIRKSRRAMHGSVNAQIGDIGQLFSYLIVIDFESTCWQERKNYAQEIIEFPAVLLNTSNGKTEAEFHTYVQPQEHPTLSEFCTELTGIRQTQVEAGVPLQVCLSQFARWLQTLQQGKNLAFLKHNIPAPALNPCAFVTWSDWDLGVCLEYECKRKQIFKPEMLNRWIDLRATYKVFYNRKPKGLNGALQDLGIVFSGREHSGLDDARNTAHLAWRMITDGCVLKLTKTLDRAPLKTKPVVQNPPKTNTSGNGCKKAEIDWGVAKSTLKHQRSGHTEKENKSIPEVNLNTAACQSLVTPRTLLGGLTSPLVQRQEQVQESLGCFSFARSSVSINSLSDTSSSVSLVSTTVDSINVAQSSGAAESTASNLEWEVCQLFPETEESCSYDDVILEDREFGPTSAAALDDTRSITLKAVLSPECASNSNQILFKNSNTTVYSVEKPSPHSTSSAFKIPTSSPKIKRDTSMSHPNASVLRYPKALSVLETSRKPSEMDMTACRDSHASYTDESHLSSKSRLSSGSSASLFFNRTSLPNARTAVKAGRSGTAPLCHCGRRARRLTVANGGPNHGRVFYSCPIGRNATGNKRNCGFFQWESAHLKAVSASTSQCFDRSSTSLHFDRSSTSLHFDRSSTSLRFDRSASSSLSERTFSNGSLNPFKKFFGTSLRH, from the exons ATGGCAACGAAGAGACTGGCGAA GGAACTCGGATTAATAAGAAAATCCAGACGAGCCATGCACGGAAGTGTAAATGCTCAGATAGGTGATATAG GACAGCTCTTTTCGTATCTAATTGTCATTGACTTTGAATCTACTTGCTGGCAAGAGAGAAAAAATTATGCCCAAGAGATAA TCGAATTTCCAGCTGTCCTTCTGAATACCTCAAATGGAAAGACTGAGGCAGAATTTCATACTTATGTCCAACCACAGGAGCATCCTACATTGTCTGAGTTTTGCACAGAGCTCACTGGAATCAGACAG ACACAGGTGGAAGCTGGAGTCCCTCTCCAGGTTTGCCTGTCTCAGTTTGCACGCTGGCTTCAGACGTTACAGCAGGGAAAGAACTTGGCGTTCCTCAAACACAACATCCCTGCTCCTGCTCTTAATCCGTGTGCATTCGTCACATGGTCTG ACTGGGACTTGGGTGTTTGTCTGGAGTATGAGTGCAAACGAAAACAAATCTTCAAACCTGAGATGTTAAATAGATGGATTGATCTTAGAGCCACGTATAAG GTCTTTTATAATCGAAAACCAAAAGGACTCAATGGAGCTTTACAAGACCTAGGGATCGTATTTTCTGGGCGTGAACATTCGG GTTTGGATGACGCCCGCAATACTGCCCATCTGGCATGGAGAATGATAACCGATGGTTGCGTCTTGAAACTTACAAAGACTCTTGACAGG GCACCGCTGAAAACAAAGCCTGTAGTACAGAATCCTCCGAAGACGAATACCTCTGGCAATGGGTGTAAAAAGGCTGAGATTGATTGGGGGGTTGCTAAAAGCACTCTTAAGCACCAAAGGTCTGGACatacagaaaaagaaaacaagagCATTCCTGAAGTTAACTTGAATACTGCAGCCTGTCAGAGTTTGGTGACACCAAGGACTCTTCTTGGAGGGTTGACCAGTCCACTTGTACAAAGGCAAGAACAGGTGCAAGAATCTCTTGGGTGCTTTTCATTTGCTAGATCATCTGTTTCCATAAATTCCCTCTCAGACACGAGTTCCAGCGTGTCGCTGGTCTCCACCACTGTTGATAGTATAAATGTTGCTCAGTCCAGTGGGGCTGCTGAATCTACTGCATCAAATTTGGAATGGGAAGTGTGTCAATTATTTCCAGAAACCGAGGAGTCATGCTCCTATGATGATGTAATACTGGAAGACAGAGAATTTGGCCCTACATCTGCGGCTGCTTTGGATGACACTCGCAGCATAACCCTGAAAGCTGTTCTTTCTCCAGAATGTGCAAGTAATTCAAATCAAATACTGTTCAAAAATTCAAACACAACAGTATATTCAGTTGAAAAACCAAGTCCACATTCTACTTCTAGTGCTTTTAAAATTCCTACATCCAGCCCCAAAATCAAAAGAGACACCAGCATGTCTCATCCAAATGCATCAGTGTTGAGGTATCCCAAGGCTCTCTCTGTGCTGGAAACGTCAAGAAAACCTTCCGAAATGGACATGACTGCATGCAGAGATTCCCATGCTTCATACACAGATGAATCGCATCTTTCCAGCAAGTCCAGACTGTCATCAGGTAGTTCAGCCTCTTTGTTTTTTAACAGAACATCACTTCCTAATGCACGTACTGCGGTGAAGGCCGGCAGGAGCGGCACGGCTCCGCTGTGCCACTGCGGCCGCAGGGCTAGACGGCTAACCGTGGCAAACGGGGGGCCCAACCACGGCCGGGTTTTCTACAGCTGCCCCATCGGGAGAAATGCCACTGGGAACAAAAGAAACTGTGGCTTCTTCCAGTGGGAGTCTGCTCATCTCAAAGCTGTCTCAGCCTCCACATCCCAGTGCTTTGATAGATCCTCCACATCCCTGCACTTTGATAGATCCTCCACATCCCTGCACTTTGATAGATCCTCCACATCCCTGCGCTTTGACAGATCTGCCAGCTCGTCCCTGTCTGAGAGAACTTTCTCCAATGGCAGCTTGAACCCATTTAAGAAATTCTTTGGGACCTCCTTAAGACATTAG
- the thumpd1 gene encoding THUMP domain-containing protein 1 isoform X1 translates to MVKMSDSKKRSRKRYGNYKNKKYKGSRELEVGMQGILITCNINERKCISEAFSLLNEYADQLYGPEKFSDSEEGDSDVESDEDDAEAALKKEVTKICTSTQKRERRFQALDSGAKNVVFIRTQHLDPAHLVHHILQDLHTTKKKKSRVILRMLPVSGTCKAYLEDMEKYLSSFLEPWFKAPNQGTYQISFKARNSSHNSREDIIKALAGVVGTLNPKNKVDLTNPEYTVIVEVIKSVSCVSVVKDYMLFRKFNLQEVVKPDQERKLSGPPDGARQNPGGHVAEDVKTGAAGEDQDKQLELGEEKEAEKAAPMKDESGGGNGEGPGQQ, encoded by the exons ATG GTTAAAATGTCTGATTCCAAGAAAAGGAGCAGAAAACGGTATGGGAACTATAAAAACAAGAAGTACAAAGGGTCCCGAGAGCTGGAAGTGGGTATGCAAGGGATCCTGATTACCTGCAACATAAATGAAAGGAAATGTATCTCGGAAGCATTCAGCCTTCTCAACGAATATGCTGATCAGTTATACGGACCAGAGAAG TTTTCGGATTCTGAAGAGGGTGACAGTGATGTGGAGAGCGATGAAGATGATGCAGAGGCAGCTCTGAAGAAAGAGGTGACCAAGATTTGCACATCTACGCAAAAGAGGGAGAGGCGATTCCAGGCACTGGACAGTGGAGCCAAGAACGTGGTCTTTATTAGGACACAACACTTGG ACCCCGCCCACCTGGTGCACCACATTTTGCAAGACCTGCACacaacaaagaaaaagaaatccCGAGTGATCCTGCGGATGCTGCCTGTGAGTGGCACCTGCAAGGCCTATCTGGAAGACATGGAGAAGTATCTCAGCAGCTTCCTGGAACCGTGGTTCAAGGCGCCCAACCAGGGCACCTATCAGATCTCCTTCAAGGCTCGCAATAGCAGCCACAACAGCAGGGAGGATATCATCAAGGCTTTGGCGG GCGTCGTCGGGACACTGAATCCAAAGAATAAGGTGGATCTCACCAACCCCGAATACACAGTCATCGTCGAGGTGATTAAAAGCGTGAGCTGCGTGAGCGTGGTGAAGGACTACATGCTGTTCAGGAAGTTCAACCTGCAGGAAGTCGTGAAGCCGGACCAAGAGCGAAAGCTTTCTGGGCCGCCGGACGGCGCGCGGCAGAACCCCGGCGGACACGTGGCGGAGGATGTGAAGACGGGGGCTGCGGGTGAAGATCAGGACAAACAACTGGAGCTGGGGGAAGaaaaagaagcagaaaaggcGGCACCAATGAAGGATGAAAGCGGGGGGGGTAATGGCGAAGGCCCGGGGCAGCAGTGA